The sequence below is a genomic window from Uranotaenia lowii strain MFRU-FL chromosome 2, ASM2978415v1, whole genome shotgun sequence.
ATGTCAAataagcatattctcaactttttggagacatatttacgaattgatcAAACTGCTATCCGAATCAATTTTTTCTGGGCAAAGCTTCCCAGGGGGGTTcactgaaaatatcatcaatttccatccataatttcaaaagtcatttaCAAATCAAAGTGAAATggataaaaatgaccaaactgatcaaaatgacgaaaattacaaaaatgacaaaaattacaaaaatgaaaaaaatgataaaaatgaaaaaaatgacaaaattgataaaaactatcaaatgatcaaaatgacaaaattgtttaaaatgacattaaaaacaaaaatgacataaacaaaaaaaaattacaagaatgacaaaaatgacaaaaatgacgaaaaagacaaaaacggcacaaatgacaaaattgacaaaaaagacataaatgacaaaaataacagaaatgacaatcataaaaaaaatgacaaaaacaataaaaaaagacaaaaacgataagaattacaaaaacgataagaatgacaaaaatgacaaaaattgacaaaaatgaaaaaaatggtaaaaatgtctaaaatcacaaaaatgacaaaaaagacaaaatagatgaaaatgacaaaattgtttaaaatgacataaaaaccAAATGacaaagataataaaaataacaaaaattacaaaaataactaaaatgatcaaaatgaataaaataacaaaagacaaaaatgacaaatttcatgaaaatggcaaaaatgaccgaaatgacaaaaataacaaaattgtttaaaataacataaaaatcaaaaatgacgataatgacaaaaatttcaaaaaaaaaaatgacaacagtgaaaaaatgacaaaaatgccaaacctgacaaaaatgacaaaaatttaaaaaaatgacaaaaaatgacaaaaataatagaaatgataataatgacaaaaatgacaagaatgatgaaaatgacaaaaatggcacaaataacaagaatgacacaaatgacaaacatgaagaaaatgacaaaaattacaaaaatgacaaaaatgacgaaaaagacaaaaatggcacaaatgacaaaattgacaaaattgacaaaaatgacataaatgacaaaaataacagaaatgtcAAACAcgataagaatgacaaaaacgataagaatgacaaaaatgacaaaaattgacaaaaatgacaagaatgacaaaaatgacacaaatgacataaatataaaaatgacataattaacGAAATgacagaatttacaaaaatgacaaaaattacaaggaTGACAAGATCGACACAAATGGCGAAATGACGAAATTGGcaacaatgataaaaatgataaaaatgacaaaaacgacaaaaatgacaagaatgacaaaagtgataaaaatgacaaaaaagataaaaatgatcgacgtgcaaaaatgataaaattgtttaaaatgacacaaaaaccaataatgacaaaaattacaagaataaaaaaatgacaaaaatgacaaaaaatgacaaaagataaaaaaaatgacaaaaaataaaaaaaaattaaaaaaatgacaaaaaagacaaaaaagacaaaaaaaacaaaaaagacaaaaaagacaaaaaagacaaaaaagacaaaaaagacaaaaaagacaaaaaagacaaaaaagacaaaaaagacaaaaaagacaaaaaagacaaaaaagacaaaaaagacaaaaaagacaaaaaagacaaaaaagacaaaaaagacaaaaaagacaaaaaagacaaaaaagacaaaaaagacaaaaaagacaaaaaagacaaaaaagacaaaaaagacaaaaaagacaaaaaagacaaaaaagacaaaaaagacaaaaaagacaaaaaagacaaaaaagacaaaaaagacaaaaaagacaaaaaagacaaaaaagacaaaaaagacaaaaaagacaaaaaagacaaaaaagacaaaaaagacaaaaaagacacaaaagacaaaaaagacaaaaaagacaaaaaagacaaaaaagacaaaaaagacaaaaaagacaaaaaagacaaaaaagacaaaaaagacaaaaaagacaaaaaagacaaaaaagacaaaaaagacaaaaaagacaaaaaagacaaaaaagacaaaaaagacaaaaaagacaaaaaagacaaaaaagacaaaaaagacaaaaaagacaaaaaagacaaaaaagacaaaaaagacaaaaaagacaaaaaagacaaaaaagacaaaaaagacaaaaaagacaaaaaagacaaaaaagacaaaaaagacaaaaaagacaaaaaagacaaaaaagacaaaaaagacaaaaaagacaaaaaagacaaaaaagacaaaaaagacaaaaaagacaaaaaagacaaaaaagacaaaaaagacaaaaaagacaaaaaagacaaaaaagacaaaaaagacaaaaaagacaaaaaagacaaaaaagacaaaaaagacaaaaaagacaaaaaagacaaaaaagacaaaaaagacaaaaaagacaaaaaagacaaaaaagacaaaaaagacaaaaaagacaaaaaagacaaaaaagacaaaaaagacaaaaaagacaaaaaagacaaaaaagacaaaaaagacaaaaaagacaaaaaagacaaaaaagacaaaaaagacaaaaaagacaaaaaagacaaaaaagacaaaaaagacaaaaaagacaaaaaagacaaaaaagacaaaaaagacaaaaaagacaaaaaagacaaaaaagacaaaaaagacaaaaaagacaaaaaagacaaaaaagacaaaaaagacaaaaaagacaaaaaagacaaaaaagacaaaaaagacaaaaaagacaaaaaagacaaaaaagacaaaaaagacaaaaaagacaaaaaagacaaaaaagacaaaaaagacaaaaaagacaaaaaagacaaaaaagacaaaaaagacaaaaaagacaaaaaagacaaaaaagacaaaaaagacaaaaaagacaaaaaagacaaaaaagacaaaaaagacaaaaaagacaaaaaagacaaaaaagacaaaaaagacaaaaaagacaaaaaagacaaaaaagacaaaaaagacaaaaaagacaaaaaagacaaaaaagacaaaaaagacaaaaaagacaaaaaagacaaaaaagacaaaaaagacaaaaaagacaaaaaagacaaaaaagacaaaaaagacaaaaaagacaaaaaagacaaaaaagacaaaaaagacaaaaaagacaaaaaagacaaaaaagacaaaaaagacaaaaaagacaaaaaagacaaaaaagacaaaaaagacaaaaaagacaaaaaagacaaaaaagacaaaaaagacaaaaaagacaaaaaagacaaaaaagacaaaaaagacaaaaaagacaaaaaagacaaaaaagacaaaaaagacaaaaaagacaaaaaagacaaaaaagacaaaaaagacaaaaaagacaaaaaagacaaaaaagacaaaaaagacaaaaaagacaaaaaagacaaaaaagacaaaaaagacagaaaagatagaaacgaaaaaaaaagacaaaaaagacaaaaaagacagaaaagactaaatagaaaaaattacaaaattgaaaaaaaaaaaaatgataaaaatgacaagaatgacaaaaatgacaaaaacgacaaaattataaaaatgattaaaatgacaaaaatgacaaaaatgataaaaattacttaaatgacAATGCATGGTTTTCGAATACACTGCTTATTCTTCTACGTCAAactaatttgttaaaattagggtcgaataaataaaaattaaatagttttcaGCTGtagacaaataaaaacataattaatAAAAAGAATCTCTGAAACGCATAAATACTGTGAACACTTCATTcattaataaaagttttgcacaaaagaattttcattattcatttgtCTATTTGATCCTCGTGTCGATATCTCTAACTCAAATCAGACTACGAAAATAGAATAATTGCTCAATGCTGTGCAACCATTGCTTATAAGCTTAGGTGATGCGCGTTAAggtgttacaattttttttaatggaatttattTATCTCAGGAACTCTGGCTGTTCCTTGAACTTGTTGGTTTCTTTGAGGACCATTTCAAATATATTTGATCGAAAACGATTGGTTTCTCAAAATTCGGACCGCTTTAAAAAGCAGGACCTTTTGAATAAACATCCACGTGCAGGGAACAATGCACAAGCACCACGAGAAAAAGGGGTGGattgatatatttaaaaacaaaattacaaggTACGTTGCTTACAGTTTGCATAATTTGTTCACAACTgaccatgaatttttttttggaaagttgATAAGACGTTTTTGAACTGTTTATGTTACGACTGCTTCATACGAACTATCTAAAACTTTTTATATTCCTCAACTTCCCCTATTATTCAAACACCACACTAGCCCTAGAGGGTTGCAACACTCGGTCAATATTACTTACGTGGCCTTTGATTTTTCCCATTTAAAAGGACGATCGTGCTCCGGTTTGTATCTTCAGTTCCGATAATTAGTAGTTCGATTCAAGTGATACAAAAGTTTAGAACACGAAATCAAAAATGGGACAACACAGTGctaatggtaattttttttaattttctattttaagtgattaaatttaaaaaaaaaatactacctCTTCCCTCCAAAGTTTGCTTCAAAGCTCTGCTCCTTTTCGGCTGCGTAGCTTTCAATGGCTTGGCGCTTCCACTGCCGAACGATAAATCGCCGCCGTCCATCTTTGGCGGCCTGAGTGAATTGCCGATGGTCGCTGCTGATGGCGTCCAGAAAGCGATCTCCTCTGCCGTTGAATCAGCTTCGGGATTTGCCGAATCGGCCAAAGCAGCCTTCCAAGGGCAGAGTGAGTTGAATTTGTTACATGTTACTATTGAAATAAGCTTCATCTATGTGTACGTTAAATTACATCCAAATCCAGGTGATAAAACAGCCGACTCGGTTACAGAAGCTGTGGAATCTGGAAAGCAGGCAATCACTGAAGCTGTGGATAAAGCTAAAGAGCAAAGTGAGTACTAAAGGGTGAACCACTAAATTATTTCGACACCGAAAATGCCAtctaaattttcttataatgtttagaatcaaacccaaattttagggtagttttgTACATATATTTACCATTTTTAATTCCCGGGTTTTTGACGGTTTGAAAATCTTggaaattggctcaaaatttttttggtcacaAGTCGCTTCCAAGCTTAAGTATATTTGGGGGCAATTTGTTGGAAGATTTAAACTGAATTCtcgaagtttttataaaaaaaaaaaaaaaacaattctttctCACCCGGATTAGGTGATGCACTGGCCAAGGCTGTTACTGATGCTGCCGACTCTGCCAAATCAATCGCTGATTCCGTTGGAAAAGTTCAAGGACAAGGTAAGGATTTAACTGCTTTATCAatcattatcaatttttaatttgtttttgtttcatcagTGTCAGATCAAATTAACTCTGCAAAAGATGCCATCGGTGAGGCGCTCAAAAAAGTCCCAGGCGTATCGAACATACAGGAAACATTCGGGAAAGTTAACGGCATTCTCAGCGATATTCAAAACCAAGAAACTGAACGCATTCAAGATGATCACCTGAGCGGTGAAGTCAGGAACGCAATACAGGAACAGCTGAAATCACCGATATCGGATGCTGTGGGTTCGGTTGGATTTTTCTCGAAGGTGGgccttattttcaaaaagaaaaaatacagtttaaattttaatattctttaTCCCATACTTCAAGATCCAAGAATGCTTCAAAACGTTGCCGGAAGACGTGAAGAAAGCCGTTGATGCCGTTAAGGAAACGTACGAGGGATGCCGCAAGGAGAACCAGAGTGACCTCGCCGGTTGTTTGAATCCTGCAGTCGACACGTTGAAGAAGGAGTTGGAACCGCTCCAAACCAATATCAAAACGTGTATTGATAAGAACAATACCACCGAGCaatgaaaaactaaatttaaaaaaaatattccagctATAAATATGTTGCTTTGACAAACGGATGATGGATATGTATAAAATGTTATAAGCTCCAAATGAATCCAACAGAAATAAATAGAATGCTGTTTACCAATAAAAGTGACACTACTAAAACCGCTAAAACATTCTTGTTTCTAAAccgaattgtaaaatttatagtttatagATTTGGGAACCGCGCAATGtataagaatttatttttacgtTATACAAAGTCTGAAAAAAAGATCTGaagacatggccgtaggaacggg
It includes:
- the LOC129746872 gene encoding 30 kDa salivary gland allergen Aed a 3-like isoform X1, coding for MDLLRILLCFKMFLLLCAVSFGLALPKGQYTYHPKPICFKALLLFGCVAFNGLALPLPNDKSPPSIFGGLSELPMVAADGVQKAISSAVESASGFAESAKAAFQGQSDKTADSVTEAVESGKQAITEAVDKAKEQSDALAKAVTDAADSAKSIADSVGKVQGQVSDQINSAKDAIGEALKKVPGVSNIQETFGKVNGILSDIQNQETERIQDDHLSGEVRNAIQEQLKSPISDAVGSVGFFSKIQECFKTLPEDVKKAVDAVKETYEGCRKENQSDLAGCLNPAVDTLKKELEPLQTNIKTCIDKNNTTEQ
- the LOC129746872 gene encoding 30 kDa salivary gland allergen Aed a 3-like isoform X2; this translates as MGQHSANVCFKALLLFGCVAFNGLALPLPNDKSPPSIFGGLSELPMVAADGVQKAISSAVESASGFAESAKAAFQGQSDKTADSVTEAVESGKQAITEAVDKAKEQSDALAKAVTDAADSAKSIADSVGKVQGQVSDQINSAKDAIGEALKKVPGVSNIQETFGKVNGILSDIQNQETERIQDDHLSGEVRNAIQEQLKSPISDAVGSVGFFSKIQECFKTLPEDVKKAVDAVKETYEGCRKENQSDLAGCLNPAVDTLKKELEPLQTNIKTCIDKNNTTEQ